The following coding sequences are from one Vibrio syngnathi window:
- the nrdI gene encoding class Ib ribonucleoside-diphosphate reductase assembly flavoprotein NrdI, translating into MIVYYSSASGNTKRFVEQLGLPAIRLPTEANGRTLEIEQPFVLICPTYADGEGRGAVPNSVISLLNNPNNRALIKGVIASGNRNFGALFARGGAIVAEKCNVPLLYRFELSGTQSDIDIVTNGLEQFWKHHG; encoded by the coding sequence ATGATTGTTTATTACTCTAGCGCTTCGGGGAATACGAAGCGGTTTGTCGAACAGCTAGGATTACCTGCGATTAGGCTTCCTACTGAGGCCAATGGAAGGACGCTAGAGATTGAGCAACCGTTTGTACTCATATGCCCGACTTATGCCGATGGTGAGGGGCGAGGAGCTGTGCCTAACTCCGTTATAAGTCTATTGAATAACCCGAATAATCGAGCATTGATTAAAGGTGTGATTGCTTCGGGAAATCGAAACTTTGGAGCTCTTTTTGCTCGCGGAGGTGCCATTGTTGCTGAAAAATGCAATGTACCGCTGTTGTATCGTTTCGAACTATCTGGAACCCAGAGCGATATTGATATCGTGACAAATGGGTTAGAACAATTTTGGAAACATCATGGATAA
- the nrdH gene encoding glutaredoxin-like protein NrdH → MDVIVYSKPQCVQCTATVKALQSKGIEHTVVDLTCDEIAMERVQSMGYRQAPVVVVNDRHWSGFRPDMISALG, encoded by the coding sequence ATGGATGTCATCGTTTATTCCAAGCCACAGTGTGTGCAATGCACAGCAACGGTTAAGGCGTTACAGAGCAAAGGTATTGAGCATACCGTTGTTGATTTAACGTGCGACGAAATCGCAATGGAAAGGGTTCAATCAATGGGGTATCGACAAGCTCCCGTGGTTGTCGTCAATGACCGCCATTGGTCTGGTTTTAGACCTGACATGATCAGCGCGTTGGGTTAA
- a CDS encoding iron-sulfur cluster assembly accessory protein, translating into MSISSSGSNDISIHDMEWQGVTLSESAANRISQLSHGQKHFHLTVKSSGCTGFAYEVALIDSPSDDDIKYESHDVIFYIALKALPMIDGTEVDFVHQGLNSNFVYKNPKVKNLCGCGESFGV; encoded by the coding sequence GTGAGTATTTCGAGTTCCGGTTCTAATGACATATCCATACATGATATGGAGTGGCAAGGCGTTACGTTAAGTGAAAGTGCCGCAAACAGAATTTCCCAGTTATCACATGGGCAAAAGCACTTCCACCTCACGGTTAAGTCCTCTGGCTGTACGGGGTTTGCATATGAAGTGGCGCTGATCGATTCGCCATCCGATGACGACATCAAGTACGAATCACATGACGTCATTTTCTATATTGCACTCAAAGCCCTACCTATGATCGATGGCACAGAGGTCGACTTTGTGCATCAGGGTTTAAACAGTAATTTTGTATACAAAAATCCCAAAGTGAAGAACCTTTGTGGATGTGGCGAGAGTTTTGGAGTTTAA
- the sufD gene encoding Fe-S cluster assembly protein SufD, with protein MKVSTLSYLQILCRRESTNKSFEQSPQNVTNPNTQIPKPIYLLHINSGKQGDISSYRSHIEVADHAEVTVIEHHVSQGSGRDVTLSRLTQHVGCGAHYHHTKIVEEASNQHHFGHNDLVVNAHANAYSCCLLYSGQLIRHQVSSELNGEQGFVAMDSISLPQGEAIFDTRTYLKHNSPHCQSEQNHKTIARNQSKSVFDGMIYVDPIAQKTDGQMDTHSLILGDDAQVNSKPQLEIYADDVKCSHGATTGQIDPNQINYLRSRGIPKKRAKHMITSAFVIDVTDRIKHPALRQSAVDKINASLNKGCPND; from the coding sequence GTGAAGGTTTCTACACTGAGTTATCTTCAGATACTTTGTCGAAGGGAATCAACGAACAAGTCGTTCGAGCAATCTCCGCAAAACGTAACGAACCCGAACACGCAGATACCGAAACCTATTTATCTTCTGCATATCAATTCCGGAAAACAAGGCGATATATCAAGCTACAGAAGCCATATTGAAGTCGCAGATCATGCGGAAGTCACCGTCATCGAACACCATGTTTCACAGGGAAGCGGTAGAGACGTAACACTATCTCGCTTAACACAACACGTTGGCTGCGGTGCTCACTACCATCACACTAAAATTGTCGAAGAAGCCTCAAATCAACATCATTTCGGTCATAACGATTTGGTGGTTAATGCGCATGCTAACGCCTACTCTTGTTGTTTGCTCTACTCCGGCCAATTGATACGACATCAAGTAAGTTCAGAGCTCAATGGCGAACAAGGTTTTGTTGCTATGGATAGTATTTCACTCCCCCAAGGTGAGGCGATTTTTGATACTCGCACCTATTTGAAGCACAACTCTCCTCACTGCCAAAGTGAACAAAATCATAAAACCATCGCTCGAAACCAATCTAAGTCTGTTTTTGATGGCATGATCTATGTTGACCCTATCGCGCAAAAAACAGATGGACAAATGGACACCCACAGTCTAATTCTAGGCGATGACGCCCAAGTAAACTCTAAACCTCAATTAGAGATTTATGCGGACGACGTCAAATGCAGCCATGGTGCGACAACAGGGCAAATCGACCCTAACCAAATCAACTACTTACGATCTAGAGGAATACCAAAAAAGCGAGCCAAACACATGATTACCTCTGCGTTTGTCATTGACGTTACCGATAGAATTAAACACCCCGCCCTAAGACAATCTGCGGTAGATAAAATCAATGCGTCACTCAATAAAGGATGTCCAAATGATTGA
- a CDS encoding SufE family protein has product MSPEKLQKNFERCADWEERYMYLIELGDRLEPFPVTKMNKTHLIAGCQSNVWLDLSISQQNKMSIQATSDSSLVKGLLALVLIAYNNQKPESILQFDIKGWFRQLDLKSQLSPSRSQGLEAIIKHILCHARAV; this is encoded by the coding sequence ATGTCCCCTGAAAAGCTCCAGAAAAACTTCGAGCGATGCGCTGACTGGGAAGAACGTTATATGTATTTGATAGAATTGGGGGACCGATTAGAGCCCTTCCCTGTGACAAAGATGAATAAAACACATCTTATCGCAGGCTGCCAAAGTAATGTATGGCTAGATCTTTCCATCAGTCAACAGAACAAAATGTCGATACAAGCGACCAGTGATTCCTCATTAGTTAAAGGTTTGCTGGCATTGGTTTTGATCGCCTATAACAACCAAAAACCCGAGAGTATTCTACAGTTCGATATTAAAGGCTGGTTCCGTCAGTTAGATCTAAAATCTCAACTTAGCCCCAGTCGGAGTCAAGGTTTAGAGGCCATAATAAAACACATTCTGTGTCACGCTCGGGCTGTTTAA
- a CDS encoding methyl-accepting chemotaxis protein: MKLTLKQKLIGASLSAVIVMATALTWLSANQLFEETRNGVYQRAESVSEAASEGIKNWIDIRTDIASAFNDFSREDDVVPFLKQARVAGGFDDIFLGTPEGGMYRSHPERNRADYDPRQRPWYQEANAAGKQIITTAYQDAITQALLVTIAEPVRHNGKFVGVVGADVLIDQLVNDVISLDVGDNAYAMLIDASDGTFLAHPDSALSLKPVSQLSNDISMPIIENAVRTGSIEIIKERGAEKLLYFTNVPNTNWIFAVQMDKATEEANHSILLTQLITTAVVITLIVIVLVSMLVSFLFRDLNRVSAALEEIASGEGDLTQRLELKSDDEIGKLAANFNHFVGNMHTMVLKLSEVSAALGNQARQTASQAEERSARIQMQQDEINMVATAVNEMAAATQEIAGNADQTAQNSSEAVGACEHGTGQVTQTQSSIQNLAQEVQIATNVILELEEHGNSINAILSNIQGIAEQTNLLALNAAIEAARAGEQGRGFAVVADEVRVLSQRTHGSTQEIQQTIELLQGTTGKAVSIMNDSRTLAETSVDDSNSAAASLTQIHSAVERISDMATQIASAAEEQASVTSEITRNTEGIRDVSNELAGEAHQAAEQAAQLSELSHELESEISRFKL; the protein is encoded by the coding sequence ATGAAATTAACACTTAAGCAGAAGTTGATAGGTGCTAGCCTATCTGCTGTTATCGTCATGGCAACAGCCTTGACTTGGTTATCAGCAAACCAATTATTTGAAGAGACTCGTAATGGCGTATACCAACGAGCTGAAAGCGTATCTGAAGCAGCATCTGAAGGTATTAAAAACTGGATTGATATTCGCACGGATATCGCATCAGCGTTTAATGACTTTTCACGAGAGGATGATGTTGTTCCTTTCCTTAAGCAAGCTCGTGTAGCGGGTGGCTTTGACGATATCTTTTTAGGTACTCCAGAAGGCGGAATGTACCGTTCACATCCTGAGCGTAATCGTGCAGATTACGATCCTCGTCAACGCCCTTGGTACCAAGAAGCAAACGCAGCCGGTAAGCAAATTATTACAACCGCTTATCAAGATGCGATTACCCAAGCGCTTCTAGTTACGATTGCTGAACCTGTTCGTCATAACGGTAAGTTTGTTGGCGTTGTTGGTGCGGATGTACTTATTGATCAACTAGTCAACGATGTTATCAGCTTAGATGTTGGTGACAACGCTTACGCAATGCTCATTGATGCCTCTGACGGCACATTCCTAGCACACCCAGACTCAGCACTGAGCCTTAAGCCTGTAAGCCAGCTTTCAAACGACATTTCTATGCCTATCATCGAAAACGCAGTGCGTACGGGTAGCATCGAGATCATCAAAGAGCGCGGTGCTGAGAAGCTGCTTTACTTCACTAATGTGCCTAACACTAACTGGATTTTCGCAGTTCAGATGGACAAAGCAACAGAAGAAGCGAATCACTCAATACTTCTTACGCAACTCATTACTACAGCGGTTGTAATTACTCTGATCGTTATCGTGTTGGTTTCTATGTTGGTTAGTTTCCTATTCCGCGACTTAAACCGCGTTTCAGCAGCACTTGAAGAAATTGCTTCAGGCGAGGGCGACTTGACTCAACGTCTTGAGCTTAAAAGTGATGACGAAATTGGTAAACTTGCGGCAAATTTCAATCATTTTGTGGGCAACATGCACACCATGGTACTCAAGCTAAGTGAAGTGTCTGCTGCACTAGGTAACCAAGCACGTCAAACAGCTTCTCAAGCTGAAGAGCGTAGTGCGCGTATTCAGATGCAACAAGACGAAATTAATATGGTAGCAACCGCTGTAAACGAAATGGCAGCAGCTACACAAGAGATCGCGGGTAACGCCGACCAAACTGCACAGAACTCATCTGAAGCAGTTGGTGCATGTGAGCACGGCACGGGTCAAGTGACACAAACTCAAAGCTCTATTCAGAATCTTGCACAAGAAGTTCAAATCGCAACAAACGTGATTCTAGAGCTTGAAGAGCACGGCAACAGCATTAACGCTATCTTGTCTAATATCCAAGGTATTGCAGAGCAAACAAACTTACTTGCACTGAACGCGGCGATTGAAGCGGCACGTGCTGGTGAACAAGGTCGTGGTTTCGCGGTTGTTGCTGATGAAGTTCGTGTTCTGAGCCAACGTACACACGGCTCAACGCAAGAGATTCAACAAACTATCGAATTGCTACAAGGTACCACGGGCAAAGCGGTAAGCATCATGAACGATAGCCGTACCCTTGCTGAAACCAGTGTTGATGACTCAAACTCAGCGGCTGCAAGCTTAACGCAAATTCACTCAGCAGTTGAACGCATCAGCGACATGGCGACTCAAATCGCTTCTGCTGCAGAAGAGCAAGCTTCAGTAACGTCTGAGATTACTCGTAACACTGAAGGGATCCGTGACGTATCTAACGAGCTAGCAGGCGAAGCGCATCAAGCGGCAGAGCAAGCAGCTCAACTTTCTGAACTGTCTCACGAACTAGAAAGTGAAATCAGCCGTTTTAAGCTGTAA
- a CDS encoding BCCT family transporter: MTKGIDKYSIDSTDYTVGQDNVQKWGFDVHNPVFGISAGLIALFLIGILITDTASAKAALDGVKGQIINSFDWLFIWSGNVFVVFCLGLIVSPYGKIRLGGVDATADYSFMSWLSMLFAAGMGIGLMFWSVAEPAAYFTGWFETPLGVEPNTPEAAKLALGATMYHWGLHPWAIYGVVALSLAFFSYNKGLPLSIRSIFYPILGDRAWGWAGHIVDILAVLATLFGLATSLGLGAQQAASGIQHVFGIEAGLGLQVVVITVVTLLAVVSVLRGIDGGVKVISNINMLVAFLLLILVALIGYAVSLGSIPTTFMAYVENIIPLSNPHGREDEAWMHGWTVFYWAWWISWSPFVGMFIARVSKGRTVREFITAVLIVPTTVTIIWMSVFGGMAIDQIVNNVGILGQDGLTDVSLAMFQMFDALPFGTLLSIIAVILVLVFFITSSDSGSLVIDSITAGGKVDTPVPQRVFWAFLEGAIAVALLWVGGTEAVQALQAGAISTALPFTIILLLMCVSLLMGMRTEKR; this comes from the coding sequence ATGACTAAAGGTATAGATAAATACAGTATCGACAGTACGGATTACACTGTCGGTCAAGATAACGTCCAAAAATGGGGTTTTGATGTTCATAACCCAGTATTTGGTATCAGTGCAGGACTTATTGCTTTGTTCCTGATCGGCATTCTGATTACAGATACCGCTTCAGCAAAGGCAGCACTAGATGGCGTTAAAGGCCAGATCATCAATTCGTTTGATTGGCTGTTCATTTGGTCGGGTAATGTTTTCGTTGTTTTCTGCTTAGGCTTAATTGTTTCTCCGTATGGTAAAATCCGCCTTGGTGGTGTTGATGCGACGGCAGATTACTCATTCATGTCTTGGCTATCGATGTTGTTTGCCGCAGGTATGGGTATCGGCCTAATGTTCTGGAGTGTGGCGGAACCCGCTGCTTACTTCACGGGTTGGTTTGAAACCCCGTTAGGTGTTGAACCAAACACACCAGAAGCTGCTAAGTTGGCGCTAGGTGCAACCATGTATCACTGGGGTCTACACCCTTGGGCGATTTATGGCGTAGTAGCACTGTCACTTGCGTTTTTCTCTTACAACAAGGGATTGCCTCTTTCTATTCGTTCTATTTTCTACCCAATCTTGGGTGATAGAGCGTGGGGTTGGGCTGGTCACATTGTTGATATTCTGGCGGTTCTTGCAACGCTGTTTGGTTTGGCGACGTCGCTGGGCTTAGGTGCGCAACAAGCAGCAAGTGGTATTCAACATGTCTTCGGAATCGAGGCTGGCTTAGGGTTACAAGTTGTTGTTATAACCGTAGTAACGTTATTAGCGGTCGTGTCAGTGCTTCGCGGTATTGATGGCGGCGTTAAAGTTATCAGTAACATCAACATGTTGGTTGCTTTCCTACTGCTTATCTTAGTGGCTCTAATCGGCTATGCGGTGAGTTTAGGTTCTATCCCAACAACCTTTATGGCATACGTTGAAAACATCATTCCTTTGAGTAATCCTCATGGTCGTGAAGATGAAGCGTGGATGCACGGCTGGACTGTATTCTACTGGGCTTGGTGGATTTCATGGTCACCATTCGTAGGTATGTTTATCGCGCGTGTTTCTAAAGGCCGTACGGTTCGTGAGTTCATCACAGCGGTTCTGATTGTTCCAACGACTGTTACTATCATTTGGATGTCAGTATTTGGTGGCATGGCGATTGACCAAATCGTGAATAACGTTGGTATCCTTGGTCAAGATGGTTTGACTGATGTATCACTAGCGATGTTCCAAATGTTTGATGCTCTACCGTTCGGTACGCTGCTATCAATCATTGCGGTTATCTTAGTTCTAGTATTCTTCATTACATCGTCTGACTCAGGCTCTCTAGTTATCGACAGCATCACCGCGGGTGGTAAAGTTGATACGCCAGTGCCTCAACGTGTGTTCTGGGCGTTCCTTGAAGGTGCGATCGCTGTGGCTCTATTGTGGGTTGGCGGTACAGAAGCAGTACAGGCTCTACAAGCAGGCGCAATATCGACGGCATTGCCATTCACCATCATTCTATTACTGATGTGTGTTAGCTTGCTAATGGGTATGCGCACAGAGAAGCGATAG
- a CDS encoding BCCT family transporter — protein MEPVKDRYSIENTDYTVGQDNVQKWGFDVHNPVFGISAGAIIVFLVALLVADPETAKAALDGIKWKVIGNFDGFFMWAANIFVIFCFALIVSPYGKIRIGGNDAKAEHSNLSWMSMLFAAGMGIGLMFWGVAEPVAYFTGWYETPLGVEAYSPEAAKLALGATIYNWGLHGWAIYAVVALALAFFTFNKGLPLSIRSIFYPLLGDRTWGWFGHIVDIVAVLATLFGLATSLGLGAQQATSGINHVFGTDGGIGMQLIVIAVVTFLATMSVVRGINGGVKVLSNINMLVALGLLIFVTIAGGMAGIKAIPTALMGYIENFIPLSNPHGRDDETWMQGWTVFYWAWWMSWSPFVGMFIARISKGRTIREFIVAVLFIPTTVIIIWMAIFGGIAIDQVANKVGEIGVNGLQDITLSLFHTYDALPMSSVLSVVSIGLIMVFFITSSDSGSLVIDSITSGGKVDAPVPQRVFWALMGGAIAAVLLWVGGTESIQALQAGTVSMALPFAFILLLMCLSLLLGLRTENQLVNQQNALS, from the coding sequence ATGGAGCCTGTAAAAGATAGGTATAGTATTGAAAATACCGATTATACAGTAGGACAAGATAACGTTCAGAAATGGGGTTTTGATGTTCATAACCCAGTATTTGGAATCAGTGCAGGAGCGATCATTGTCTTCTTAGTTGCACTTCTAGTCGCAGATCCAGAAACCGCAAAAGCGGCACTGGATGGAATCAAATGGAAAGTCATCGGTAACTTCGATGGTTTCTTCATGTGGGCAGCCAACATCTTCGTTATCTTCTGTTTTGCCCTCATTGTCTCCCCGTATGGCAAGATACGTATTGGTGGCAATGATGCCAAAGCAGAGCACTCTAACCTGTCTTGGATGTCGATGTTATTCGCCGCAGGAATGGGTATTGGCCTGATGTTCTGGGGTGTAGCTGAACCCGTCGCTTACTTTACTGGTTGGTATGAAACACCGCTCGGTGTTGAAGCTTATTCTCCTGAAGCGGCTAAGTTGGCATTAGGTGCAACCATCTACAACTGGGGTCTTCACGGTTGGGCAATCTACGCGGTTGTTGCTCTAGCCCTCGCTTTCTTCACATTCAATAAAGGCTTACCGCTTTCAATTCGCTCAATCTTTTACCCGCTACTCGGTGACAGAACTTGGGGTTGGTTTGGACATATCGTTGATATCGTCGCGGTACTGGCTACGCTATTTGGCCTTGCAACATCGCTTGGCCTAGGCGCACAGCAAGCAACCAGTGGTATTAACCATGTGTTTGGTACCGATGGTGGTATTGGCATGCAGCTGATTGTTATTGCAGTGGTCACTTTCTTAGCAACAATGTCAGTGGTTCGCGGTATTAACGGTGGCGTGAAGGTTTTAAGTAACATCAACATGTTGGTTGCTTTGGGCTTGCTTATCTTCGTAACGATCGCTGGTGGTATGGCGGGTATTAAAGCAATCCCAACCGCGCTAATGGGCTACATTGAAAACTTTATTCCTCTAAGTAATCCTCATGGTCGTGATGATGAAACTTGGATGCAGGGTTGGACGGTATTCTATTGGGCTTGGTGGATGTCTTGGTCACCATTCGTAGGCATGTTCATCGCGCGTATCTCTAAAGGTCGTACTATTCGTGAATTCATCGTCGCTGTATTGTTCATCCCAACGACAGTAATCATCATCTGGATGGCTATTTTCGGTGGTATCGCGATTGATCAAGTGGCGAACAAGGTGGGTGAGATAGGCGTGAATGGTTTGCAAGATATTACGCTTTCTCTATTCCACACTTATGATGCGCTGCCAATGAGTTCTGTGCTTTCTGTAGTATCGATTGGTTTGATTATGGTGTTCTTCATCACCTCGTCAGATTCAGGCTCATTAGTTATCGACAGCATTACTTCTGGCGGTAAAGTTGATGCCCCTGTTCCTCAACGTGTATTTTGGGCGTTGATGGGCGGTGCGATTGCAGCCGTTCTATTATGGGTTGGCGGTACGGAATCCATTCAAGCACTGCAAGCTGGAACGGTATCAATGGCGCTACCATTTGCGTTCATATTATTGCTTATGTGCCTAAGCTTATTGTTAGGTTTACGAACTGAAAATCAATTAGTTAACCAGCAAAATGCTTTGAGCTAA
- a CDS encoding response regulator transcription factor, whose product MSEVIRVVIADDHQVVLDGFMARLELEPDICVIGTASNGLEAVEVVKSLRPDVVLMDISMPIMNGIDATHLIKEEDPDAKVLMLTMHNNREYIMKVMQSGAVGYMLKEISAEKMVQAIKTVNQGSTYFCEKVTQNLFTQPITPTQSVKNPLSRREEAVLKLVAKGESSKEIAKDLNISYRTVETHRQNIKHKLDIHSTAELAKYAVNSGLVE is encoded by the coding sequence ATGAGTGAAGTTATTCGAGTTGTGATCGCTGACGATCACCAAGTGGTACTGGATGGCTTTATGGCGAGATTGGAACTCGAGCCAGATATTTGCGTGATAGGCACCGCCAGTAATGGTTTAGAAGCGGTAGAGGTTGTTAAGTCTCTAAGGCCCGATGTGGTATTGATGGATATTAGCATGCCTATCATGAACGGCATTGACGCAACCCACCTGATTAAAGAAGAAGACCCCGATGCCAAGGTGCTGATGCTGACCATGCATAACAACCGTGAATACATCATGAAGGTGATGCAGTCGGGCGCCGTCGGCTATATGTTGAAAGAGATTTCAGCTGAAAAAATGGTCCAGGCGATCAAAACGGTCAATCAAGGCTCGACCTATTTCTGTGAAAAAGTCACACAGAATTTGTTTACTCAGCCGATTACTCCCACGCAATCCGTCAAGAATCCATTGAGCAGACGTGAAGAAGCGGTGTTGAAATTGGTGGCAAAAGGGGAGAGCAGTAAAGAGATCGCGAAGGATTTAAATATCAGTTACCGAACGGTAGAAACACACAGACAAAACATTAAGCATAAGCTGGATATTCACTCTACGGCAGAGCTAGCTAAATATGCTGTTAATTCTGGGCTTGTAGAGTGA
- a CDS encoding cache domain-containing protein, with protein sequence MPLKAKLILLTLLPLLLVTASISWISLHQTKTLGAKEVEIFRDSLIKSRENALKDTVDLAFDAIEHIYNDPDIKEAQAKKEVRTILSKLRYGSDGYFFAYDRHGTNLVHPIQPELIGKNLLQLQDEDGDFLIEALLREAQTGGGFHQYLWQKPSTGEVVSKLSYAAWLERWDWMIGTGLYIEDVHQEVASMQAAINKNIETTFFSIVVILSVTVAVIIVLTLAINMHEHRIADNNLKELAHKTVMFQEDEKKHLARELHDGINQLLVSSRCHLELLGNKLQNEDLKAHLNKSQHSLMRAIEEVRHISHQLRPSSLDDIGLEAALSSLLLDFQAHSGIEVETMFATQPGKLKSEAATTLYRVVQESLNNIEKHAQATKVTVIAQQIGNVLQLLIQDNGVGFNTYKAMEKRGIGLRNMRERVEFIGGDFELMSEIGLGTEITVLLTLEGLMNE encoded by the coding sequence ATGCCTCTAAAAGCTAAGCTGATTTTGCTGACGCTACTCCCGTTGCTACTGGTCACGGCGAGCATAAGTTGGATCTCGTTACACCAAACCAAGACGCTGGGTGCGAAAGAGGTCGAGATCTTCAGGGACAGCCTAATCAAGTCGCGTGAAAACGCCCTCAAAGACACGGTCGACCTCGCATTCGATGCGATCGAACATATCTACAACGACCCCGATATCAAAGAAGCGCAAGCCAAAAAAGAAGTTCGAACCATATTGTCTAAACTTAGATATGGCTCTGATGGTTATTTCTTCGCATATGATCGCCACGGAACCAACTTGGTTCATCCGATACAGCCGGAATTGATTGGAAAAAATCTGCTTCAATTGCAAGATGAAGATGGTGATTTTCTGATCGAAGCTCTGCTAAGAGAGGCGCAAACCGGAGGAGGATTCCACCAGTATTTGTGGCAAAAGCCCTCGACTGGGGAAGTGGTCTCTAAGCTGAGTTACGCCGCTTGGTTAGAGCGTTGGGATTGGATGATTGGCACGGGTTTGTATATTGAAGACGTGCACCAAGAAGTGGCTTCGATGCAGGCTGCGATCAACAAGAATATTGAAACCACGTTCTTCTCTATTGTGGTGATTCTTAGCGTGACGGTGGCGGTTATTATCGTGCTGACGTTGGCCATTAACATGCATGAACATCGAATTGCGGATAATAATTTAAAAGAGCTCGCCCATAAAACGGTGATGTTCCAAGAAGACGAGAAGAAGCATTTAGCGCGAGAGCTACATGACGGTATTAATCAATTATTAGTATCAAGTCGTTGCCACTTAGAACTACTTGGTAATAAGTTACAAAATGAAGACCTCAAAGCGCATTTGAATAAGTCGCAGCATTCATTGATGCGAGCGATCGAAGAGGTGAGGCACATCTCGCATCAACTTCGTCCAAGCTCACTGGATGATATTGGCTTAGAAGCGGCGCTGTCTTCATTGCTGTTAGATTTTCAGGCGCACTCGGGCATAGAAGTAGAAACCATGTTTGCTACACAACCGGGCAAGTTGAAATCAGAAGCGGCGACGACCTTATATCGAGTGGTGCAAGAGTCCTTAAATAACATAGAGAAACACGCACAAGCGACCAAAGTAACGGTTATCGCACAGCAAATTGGCAACGTGTTACAGCTTCTAATCCAAGACAACGGTGTCGGTTTCAACACCTATAAAGCGATGGAAAAACGAGGGATCGGTCTGCGCAATATGAGAGAGCGGGTGGAGTTTATCGGTGGTGATTTTGAGCTGATGAGTGAGATTGGCCTCGGAACGGAAATTACAGTGTTACTGACACTAGAGGGATTAATGAATGAGTGA
- a CDS encoding TRAP transporter large permease — protein sequence MIGIVMFFVALFALLLGFPVAFTFGGIALIFGVWAEGIEMFAFMPYRIQSIMENTVLMAVPLFVFMGLVLQKTKLAEQLLESMGRLFGGVRGGIAISTVLVGSLLAASTGVVGASVVAMGLISLPVMLKYNYDKGLACGTICASGTLGQIIPPSIVLILLGDVLGVPVGDLFQAAIWPGVMLVGAYIVYILIYAKLNPEAAQPIERDDSISRKQEVINALKAIVPPLALIIVVLGSIFAGVATPTESAALGGAGALVLALLYGQFSWSMVYEASKETVKVTAMVFAILLGATAFSMAFTYTGGDYLVEEWMLQLPGEKWGFLIITMLVILILGFFIDFVEICFIIVPIIAPVAELMGINMTWFAILIAMNLQTSFLTPPFGFSLFYLKGVAPKGVTTKDIYRGVMPFILIQILVLGSLLAFPSFYGM from the coding sequence ATGATTGGAATAGTAATGTTTTTCGTAGCCTTGTTTGCACTTTTACTTGGCTTCCCGGTCGCGTTCACCTTTGGTGGTATCGCGTTAATCTTTGGTGTTTGGGCTGAAGGCATCGAAATGTTCGCCTTCATGCCATATCGAATTCAATCGATCATGGAAAATACGGTGCTGATGGCCGTTCCATTGTTCGTTTTCATGGGGCTTGTTCTACAAAAGACCAAGCTTGCTGAGCAGTTGCTAGAGTCAATGGGACGACTGTTTGGTGGTGTTCGTGGTGGTATTGCTATCTCGACGGTACTTGTGGGTTCACTGCTTGCGGCTTCAACGGGCGTAGTAGGTGCTTCTGTGGTTGCCATGGGTCTTATCTCGTTGCCAGTTATGCTCAAGTACAACTACGACAAAGGCTTAGCCTGCGGCACTATTTGTGCATCTGGCACGTTAGGGCAAATCATTCCGCCTTCTATCGTACTGATCTTATTAGGTGATGTACTCGGTGTGCCAGTAGGGGACTTGTTCCAAGCGGCGATTTGGCCGGGTGTCATGTTGGTGGGCGCGTATATCGTTTATATCTTGATATACGCAAAGCTTAACCCAGAAGCGGCTCAACCAATTGAACGTGATGACTCAATTAGTCGTAAACAAGAAGTCATCAATGCACTGAAAGCTATCGTACCGCCACTCGCGCTGATCATTGTCGTATTGGGCTCTATCTTCGCGGGTGTTGCCACGCCGACAGAGTCAGCTGCATTAGGTGGCGCGGGTGCCTTAGTACTTGCTTTGCTGTACGGTCAATTCAGTTGGTCGATGGTGTATGAAGCGTCCAAAGAAACGGTGAAAGTCACGGCAATGGTCTTTGCTATCTTGCTTGGTGCGACGGCATTCTCGATGGCGTTTACCTATACTGGCGGTGATTATCTAGTTGAAGAGTGGATGCTGCAGTTGCCGGGTGAAAAATGGGGCTTCTTGATCATTACCATGTTGGTGATTTTGATTCTTGGTTTCTTCATCGACTTCGTAGAAATCTGTTTCATCATCGTGCCGATCATTGCGCCTGTTGCTGAACTGATGGGCATCAACATGACTTGGTTCGCTATCCTTATCGCGATGAACCTACAAACCTCCTTCTTAACGCCGCCATTTGGTTTTAGTTTGTTCTATTTGAAAGGGGTTGCGCCGAAAGGTGTCACCACAAAAGACATCTACCGAGGCGTGATGCCGTTCATTCTGATTCAAATCCTCGTACTTGGATCACTTCTCGCTTTCCCTTCTTTCTATGGAATGTGA